One part of the Chiroxiphia lanceolata isolate bChiLan1 chromosome 14, bChiLan1.pri, whole genome shotgun sequence genome encodes these proteins:
- the SOWAHD gene encoding ankyrin repeat domain-containing protein SOWAHD — translation MARQEQSLAEQKVAGTGQKFSFLEAPQPQAGSRARSSQLRSATLGSRDSFYTLQKMDTNKSVSWGRHSLGSWGRTAGRFSIGHGSTRRKELKEILLQTNSPGSTLRFATTQKTSNSSNLLAGPQQEQKPEQSPDLLPLVLDPLEHAWLLTVAEGDAESIIKLLDLDPSLLTRRDFVTGFTALHWLAKHGHHESLIQVISHAQKKGYPVNVNIPTASGGLTPLHLAALQGHEVLIKVLVGAYGADTSCRDHNGRKAWQYLRADTSRDLKELAGALEEDLVQLRSHNTNNNCKSSKEARAGQDSVDSGAEGKAQHSWSLSALRGIVRQAFAFFQEH, via the coding sequence ATGGCCCggcaggagcagagcttggCAGAGCAGAAGGTAGCTGGCACCGGCCAGAAGTTCTCCTTCCTGGAAGCTCCCCAGCCCCAAGCAGGGAGCCGAGCCCGCAGCTCCCAGCTCCGGTCAGccaccctggggagcagggacagtTTCTATACGCTGCAGAAGATGGACACCAACAAAAGCGTCAgctggggcaggcacagcctggggagctggggTAGGACTGCAGGCAGGTTCTCCATCGGCCATGGCAGTACCCGGAGGAAGGAGCTGAAGGAAATCCTCCTACAGACCaacagccctggcagcacctTGCGGTTTGCCACCACTCAGAAGACATCCAACAGCAGCAATCTCCTTGCAGGGCCGCAACAAGAGCAGAAGCCTGAGCAGAGTCCTGACCTGCTGCCCCTTGTCCTTGATCCCCTGGAGCACGCGTGGCTGCTGACGGTGGCCGAGGGCGATGCCGAAAGCATCATCAAGCTGCTGGACTTGGATCCCAGCCTGCTGACCAGGAGAGACTTTGTGACGGGCTTCACCGCTCTCCACTGGCTTGCGAAGCATGGCCACCATGAGAGCCTCATCCAGGTCATCTCCCACGCCCAGAAGAAAGGCTATCCCGTCAACGTGAACATCCCCACAGCCAGCGGCGGGCTCACCCCCTTGCACCTGGCTGCCTTGCAGGGACATGAGGTGCTCATCAAAGTGCTGGTGGGAGCTTACGGGGCAGATACCAGCTGCAGGGACCACAATGGGCGCAAGGCTTGGCAGTACCTGAGGGCAGACACCTCCAGGGACTtgaaggagctggcaggggcCTTGGAGGAGGACTTGGTCCAGCTGCGCTCTCACAACACCAACAACAACTGTAAGTCATCCAAAgaggccagggcagggcaggactcTGTGGACTCTGGGGCCGAGGGGAAAGCCCAGCACTCCTGGAGCCTGTCAGCTCTCCGAGGCATTGTTAGACAggcatttgctttcttccaagAGCACTGA
- the RPL39 gene encoding 60S ribosomal protein L39, with amino-acid sequence MSSHKTFKIKRFLAKKQKQNRPIPQWIRMKTGNKIRYNSKRRHWRRTKLGL; translated from the exons aTG TCGTCCCACAAGACGTTTAAGATCAAGCGCTTCCTCGccaagaagcagaagcagaaccGGCCCATCCCTCAATGGATCCGGATGAAAACCGGCAATAAGATCAG GTACAACTCCAAAAGGAGGCACTGGAGGAGGACCAAGCTGGGCTTGTAA